The Synchiropus splendidus isolate RoL2022-P1 chromosome 8, RoL_Sspl_1.0, whole genome shotgun sequence genome has a window encoding:
- the klc3 gene encoding kinesin light chain 3, whose product MLSAEEILCSTQQVIAGLEALKGENHSLLESLQGAAQNQRVEEYGSVEQEKSGIIRESLERIELGLSEAQVMMALSAHLGSLEAEKQKLRAQVRRLCQENQWLRDELAGSQQRLQDREQDVVTLEEQNRHLQFMSSIRKYDQEEAPVDEKNTSAAKESLDDLFPTEDEEQSQMSQHHHSSAAAAAQQGGYEIPARLRTLHNLVIQYASQGRYEVAVPLCKQALEDLEKSSGHTHPDVATMLNILALVYRDQNKYKEAANLLNDALAIREKTLGKDHPAVAATLNNLAVLYGKRGKYKEAEPLCKRALEIREKVLGTDHPDVAKQLNNLALLCQNQGKYQEVELYYERALHIYQNKLGPDDANVAKTKNNLASCYLKQGKYRQAESLYKEILTRAHEKEFGSVEGEGRPSWPAAPEGSCSQDGLKRSGSFTKLRESIRRSSEKLVRKLRGTEESSPRSAGMKRANSLNMLNVGGRDAQDGAQPGRLSDVRGLSSSTQSLTRRGSLGGTS is encoded by the exons ATGCTGTCGGCCGAGGAGATCCTGTGCAGCACCCAGCAGGTGATCGCCGGACTGGAGGCGCTGAAGGGTGAGAACCACAGCCTGCTGGagagcctgcagggggcggcCCAGAACCAGCGGGTGGAGGAGTACGGCAGCGTGGAGCAGGAGAAGAGCGGCATCATCCGTGAGTCCCTGGAGAGGATCGAGCTGGGGCTGAGCGAGGCTCAG GTGATGATGGCGCTGTCGGCTCATCTGGGCTCACTGGAGGCCGAGAAACAAAAGCTGCGCGCTCAG GTGCGCCGCCTCTGTCAGGAGAACCAGTGGCTGCGGGACGAGCTAGCCGGGTCTCAGCAGCGGCTCCAGGACCGGGAGCAGGACGTGGTGACCCTGGAGGAGCAGAATCGCCACCTTCAGTTCATGTCCTCCATCCGGAAATACGACCAGGAGGAGGCGCCGGTG gacGAGAAGAACACGTCTGCAGCTAAGGAGTCACTGGACGACCTGTTTCCCACCGAAGACGAGGAGCAGTCGCAGA TGTCGCAgcatcaccacagcagcgcAGCGGCTGCAGCTCAACAAGGCGGCTATGAGATCCCGGCTCGCCTGCGGACGCTGCACAACCTGGTCATCCAGTACGCATCCCAAGGTCGCTACGAGGTCGCGGTGCCGCTCTGCAAGCAG GCTCTGGAAGATCTGGAGAAGTCCTCCGGCCACACCCACCCGGACGTGGCCACCATGCTGAACATCCTGGCGCTGGTGTACAG GGACCAGAACAAATACAAAGAAGCTGCAAACCTGCTGAACGACGCGCTGGCCATCCGGGAGAAGACGCTGGGGAAGGACCATCCTGCT GTGGCCGCGACGCTCAACAATCTGGCGGTGCTTTATGGAAAAAGAGGGAAGTACAAGGAAGCAGAGCCGCTCTGTAAGAGAGCTCTGGAGATCAGAGAGAAG gtgcTGGGCACAGACCACCCGGACGTGGCCAAGCAGCTGAACAATCTGGCACTGCTGTGTCAGAACCAGGGGAAGTACCAGGAGGTGGAGCTCTACTACGAGAGGGCACTGCACATCTACCAGAACAAGCTCGGACCCGACGACGCCAACGTGGCCAAGACCAAGAACAACCTG GCCTCTTGTTACCTCAAGCAGGGAAAGTACCGGCAGGCTGAGTCTCTGTACAAAGAGATCCTGACACGAGCTCATGAGAAGGAGTTCGGCTCTGTTGAAG GCGAAGGCCGGCCCAGCTGGCCCGCCGCACCGGAGGGAAGCTGCTCTCAGGACGGGTTGAAGCGCAGCGGCTCCTTCACCAAACTGAGAGAGTCCATCCGCAGGAGCAGCGAGAAGCTGGTGCGCAAACTGAGGGGCACGGAGGAGAGCTCTCCACGGAGCGCCGG gaTGAAGCGAGCCAACTCGCTGAACATGTTGAACGTGGGAGGAAGAGACGCTCAGGATGGAGCTCAG CCGGGTCGTCTGTCGGACGTCCGGGGGCTAAGCTCCAGCACGCAGAGTCTGACCCGGCGGGGGTCTCTGGGTGGGACCAGCTAA
- the ercc2 gene encoding general transcription and DNA repair factor IIH helicase subunit XPD yields the protein MKLNIDGLLVHFPYNYIYPEQYSYMLELKRTLDAKGHGVLEMPSGTGKTISLLSLIVAYQRAFPLEVTKLIYCSRTVPEIEKVVEELRKLMDFYSKETGDANNFLALALSSRKNLCIHPEVSALRFGKEVDGKCHSLTASYIRVQRHHDPNLPSCRFFEEFDAVGRQVPLPPGIYNLDDLKDFGRRKGWCPYYLARYAILHANIVVYSYHYLLDPKIADLVSKELAKKSVVVFDEAHNIDNVCIDSMSVNITRRTLDRCQNNVDTLQNTIHKIKETDAAKLREEYRRLVEGLKEANVARETDVYLANPVLPDEILQEAVPGTIRTAEHFVGFLRRFLEYLKSRLRVQHVVQESSPQFLKDIFDKVCIDRKPLRFCAERLQSLLRTLEIADIADFSAITLIANFATLVSTYSQGFTIIIEPFEDRTPTIANPILHFSCMDPSIAIKPVFQRFQSVIITSGTLSPLDIYPRILDFRPVTMASFTMTLARSCLCPLIVGRGNDQVALSSKFETREDFAVIRNYGNLLLEMSAVVPDGIVAFFTSYVYMENIVAAWYEQGILENIERNKLIFIESPDATDTSIALEKYQEACENGRGAILLSVARGKVSEGIDFAHHFGRAVIMFGVPYVYTQSRILKARLEYLRDQFQIRENDFLTFDAMRHAAQCVGRAIRGKTDYGLMVFADKRYARADKRGKLPRWIQEHINDGSLNLTVDETVQLSKHFLRQMAQPFRQEDQLGLSLLTLEQLESEEMLKKISQIAQQN from the exons ATGAA GCTGAATATTGACGGCCTCTTGGTCCACTTCCCATACAACTACATTTATCCCGAGCAGTATTCTTACATGCTGGAACTGAAGCGGACGCTGGACGCCAAG GGTCATGGAGTTCTGGAGATGCCTTCAGGGACTGGGAAGACCATCTCCCTGCTGTCTCTCATTGTGGCCTACCAGCGA gcttttccactggaagTCACCAAACTCATCTACTGTTCCAGAACGGTGCCTGAAATCGAGAAG gtggtggaggagctgcggaAGCTGATGGACTTTTATTCCAAAGAAACCGGAGACGCCAACAACTTCCTGGCCTTAGCGCTGTCGTCCAGGAAGAACCTGTGCATTCACCCCGAG GTGAGCGCGCTCCGCTTTGGCAAGGAGGTTGATGGCAAATGCCACAGTCTAACTGCGTCGTACATCCGTGTTCAGCGCCACCACGACCCAAACCTGCCATCGTGTCGCTTCTTTGAG GAGTTCGATGCAGTCGGTCGGCAGGTTCCACTTCCTCCTGGTATCTACAACCTCGACGACCTGAAGGACTTTGGCCGGAGGAAAGGCTGGTGTCCCTACTACCTGGCCCGTTACGCT ATCCTTCACGCCAACATCGTGGTGTACAGCTACCACTACCTGCTGGACCCGAAGATCGCTGACCTGGTGTCCAAGGAACTGGCCAAGAAATCAGTGGTGGTGTTCGATGAGGCGCACAACATcg ACAACGTGTGCATCGACTCCATGAGCGTGAACATCACCCGGCGGACCCTGGACCGATGTCAGAACAACGTGGACACACTGCAGAACACCATTCACAA GATCAAGGAAACGGACGCGGCTAAACTGAGGGAGGAGTATCGGCGGCTGGTGGAGGGGCTGAAGGAGGCGAACGTCGCCAGAGAGACGGATGTCTACCTCGCCAACCCAGTGCTTCCGGATGAAATCCTCCAAG AGGCCGTTCCCGGAACTATCCGAACAGCTGAGCACTTTGTTGGTTTCCTGCGGAGGTTCCTGGAGTACCTGAAGTCTCGCCTGAGGGTGCAGCACGTGGTGCAGGAGAGCTCGCCGCAGTTCCTCAAAGATATATTCGACAAGGTCTGCATCGACAGGAAGCCGCTCAG GTTTTGTGCTGAGAGGCTTCAGTCGCTGTTACGAACTCTGGAGATCGCAGACATCGCCGACTTCTCCGCCATCACGCTCATCGCTAACTTCGCCACACTGGTCAGCACCTACAGCCAAG gtttcaccatcatcatcgagCCGTTCGAAGACCGGACTCCCACCATCGCCAACCCCATCCTGCACTTCAG CTGCATGGACCCCTCCATCGCCATCAAGCCCGTCTTTCAGCGGTTCCAGTCGGTCATCATCACCTCAGGG ACTCTGTCTCCCCTGGACATCTACCCCAGAATCCTGGACTTCCGACCCGTCACTATGGCGTCTTTCACCATGACGCTGGCCCGATCCTGTCTCTGTCCTCTG ATCGTGGGACGGGGGAATGACCAGGTGGCTTTGAGCTCCAAATTCGAGACCAGAGAAGATTTTG CTGTGATCCGTAACTATGGAAATCTGCTGCTGGAGATGTCGGCGGTGGTTCCTGACGGCATCGTGGCGTTCTTCACCAGCTACGTCTACATGGAGAACATCGTGGCCGCCTGGTACGAGCAG GGAATCCTAGAAAACATCGAGCGGAACAAGTTGATCTTCATCGAGTCTCCGGATGCCACAGACACCAGTATAGCTCTGGAGAAGTACCAGGAG GCGTGTGAGAATGGCCGCGGCGCCATCCTGCTGTCCGTGGCTCGAGGGAAGGTGTCAGAGGGGATCGACTTTG CTCATCATTTCGGCCGCGCCGTCATCATGTTTGGAGTTCCATACGTGTACACACAGAGTCGCATcctgaag GCTCGGCTGGAGTACCTGCGCGATCAGTTCCAGATCCGGGAGAACGACTTCCTCACTTTCGACGCCATGAGACACGCGGCTCAGTGCGTGGGCCGGGCCATCCGGGGGAAGACGGACTATGGACTCATGGTGTTCGCTGACAAG CGCTACGCTCGAGCAGACAAGCGCGGGAAACTCCCCCGCTGGATCCAGGAGCACATCAACGACGGCAGTCTGAACCTGACGGTGGACGAGACGGTGCAGCTGTCCAAGCACTTCCTGCGCCAGATGGCCCAGCCTTTCAGACAG GAGGACCAGCTGGGGTTGTCTCTGCTGactctggagcagctggagtcgGAAGAGATGCTGAAGAAGATCAGTCAGATCGCCCAGCAGAACTGA
- the zgc:154093 gene encoding cdc42 effector protein 2 — protein sequence MPAKTPIYLKTTTPKKGKKLKLRDILSGDMISPPLGDVRHSAHVGPEGEGDMFGDVGFLQGKMDMLPSLARVQNGHGRSLSVEGPAGGYSPQNNSNGFHYRNKTTMSLPVFIAHEQAPPKPPRLHLDNPSPARLAAQKRHPQGAEVSHKAQVNGHVDHQQHPTLSLCENGVVGRLASEPCRDISLSPAVGRLVPSSGSFSEVSSEDSLSETCGPLDVHPGLSLDSDAGLSNEDLRSERCDSPCAPFLLTAPSSVSRSDSMAGLNLDLGPSILEDVLSIMDRYKKVDNRCEL from the coding sequence ATGCCGGCAAAGACCCCCATTTATCTGAAAACCACGACCCCCAAAAAGGGAAAGAAGCTGAAGCTGCGGGACATCCTCTCAGGTGACATGATCAGCCCCCCCCTGGGTGACGTGCGACACAGTGCTCACGTGGGTCCTGAAGGAGAGGGTGACATGTTTGGGGACGTGGGCTTCCTGCAGGGGAAGATGGACATGCTGCCCTCCTTGGCTCGGGTACAGAACGGACATGGGCGCTCGCTCAGTGTAGAGGGACCTGCCGGCGGCTACTCTCCCCAAAACAACTCCAACGGCTTCCACTACCGGAACAAGACCACCATGTCACTGCCGGTGTTCATCGCCCACGAGCAGGCCCCGCCCAAGCCCCCCCGCCTGCACCTGGACAACCCCTCACCAGCCCGTCTGGCAGCTCAGAAAAGGCACCCCCAGGGGGCGGAGGTGAGCCACAAAGCTCAGGTCAACGGCCACGTGGACCACCAGCAGCACCCCACCCTGTCGTTGTGCGAGAATGGTGTCGTGGGTCGCCTGGCGTCTGAGCCCTGCCGCGACATCTCCCTCTCCCCAGCCGTCGGCAGGCTAGTCCCGTCGTCGGGCTCCTTCTCCGAAGTGTCCTCGGAGGACTCGCTCTCTGAGACCTGCGGCCCTCTGGATGTTCACCCGGGCCTCAGCCTGGATTCAGATGCCGGCCTCAGCAACGAGGACCTGAGGAGTGAGCGCTGTGACTCCCCCTGTGCCCCCTTTCTCCTCACAGCCCCCTCCAGCGTGTCCCGCTCGGACTCTATGGCGGGGCTGAACCTGGACCTGGGACCGTCCATTCTGGAGGACGTGCTCAGCATCATGGACCGCTACAAGAAGGTGGACAACCGCTGTGAGCTGTGA